In Sphingobacterium sp. SYP-B4668, the sequence CTTTGCACAAATCAAGATTACGTCAACGCGGGTACAATCAAGCGGCTTATTTTGCCCAAGGGCTATCCACCAGTCTACAGGTCCCGATACTTTCAGATATACTAATACGTCACATGGCGACGGAAAGCCAGACGACCAAGTCGAGGACCGATCGATACGACAATGTGGAGGGAATTTTTCAAGTACATAATGAGTGTGCTCTAGAAAATACGCACATACTATTAGTGGATGATGTATTGACTACTGGTGCTACGCTGGCTTCAGCCGCGAATACCTTGTCTAGAATACCATCGCTAAAGATTTCGGTCGTGACTTTGGCCAGAAGAAATTAACTACTTTCTTTTACCTGAATGTACCGATGGACAGTCACATCCCTTCTTGAAAATAGAGCATGAGCTTAAGCCCAACGTGATGACGAGTGCAATTAGCAATGTTATACCTGTTTTTCTCTTCATTATCTTTTAAAATTTAGATTCCTCGCTTGTGATAAAATAATAGATAGGCAAATACGCCCATGCCGATACCCACCATATCAGCAAAAATATCCCACCAATCTGCGCTTCTTGTCGTTGTGAGATACCGTTGTATGCCTTCGGTGAGAAAGGCAAATGTAATTCCTGAAAGAATGATGACCACACTCGTTTTGAACTTTGTAGCCCTTCTCTTTGATTGCAGAAGCGAGCCAAAGTAAGATAACACCGTGAATACAAAGAAAAAACCCGTATGAGCTAATTTGTCAAAGCCTTCGAAGGTCCTGACATGGCCCAGATCATCTGCAGGCATGCTAATTAAAATGATAACAATCACGGCCCATAAGATGGCCCATGCGTAGTTTATGATAAATCTCATGTATATTTTCTATTTCGAGAAGGGAAAAAGCCTTCGTTCTTTTTAAAAGTACAAAAAGAATTGGAAAATGCTGTTTTTGTGCGACTAATCTTACGTTCATAAATATTTTATAAAAATTATTTATCTGATTATCAGTGTTTTGAATAAAATGTGTGTTTAAATATAGTACTATGCATTGCAAAGTACAGGATAAAGCATATATCTTTGTATTGTTATGATAGCTGAAAATACACAAGTTCAAATGAGGAAGGGGATTCTGGAATACTGCATCCTCTCTATTATTTCCCGAGGGGAGATATACGCCTCTGATATTATCAGCGAACTAAAAAAGGCGCAGTTGCTCGTTGTAGAGGGTACTTTATACCCTTTATTGACTCGACTCAAGAATAATGGTTTGCTGAGTTACATTTGGAAAGAATCTACATCAGGACCGCCCCGTAAATATTATGAGATTACAGCAGAAGGGCTAGAGGTATTACGTAGACTGGATGTGACCTGGAAAGAACTGGTTTTTGCGGTCGAGATATCGATCGAGGGACGAACAAATAACGACTAACAATTATAGAAACATATCATGAATAAGACAATAATCATCAATATTAACGGGATCGTCTTCCACATCGAAGAGGATGCCTACGATGCGCTAAGGACGTATATGATCGATATAAAGCGGCATTTTGGTAATTCGGAAGATAGCAAAGAAATCCTGGAAGATATCGAAAATAGGATTGCCGAAATGTTTAGTGAACGTCTTCAGGCTGGGCGGAAAGAAGTCATCAATGCTGAAGATGTGGAGGCGGTGATCGCGCAAATGGGAAGGGTAAGTGATTTTGACGCCGCAGAAGGAGAGGAAAATTTTGGCGGAGCAGCTGAGGGTGCAAATTTCAAGGAAGCTCCATATACCTTCGGAAAGAAATTGATGCGTGACCCGGATGATACCATCATTGGAGGTGTATGTAGTGGATTGGGACATTATCTAAGTATTGAGGCAAAATGGGTGCGGGTACTCTTTGTCCTTTTTGTACTCGTGGGTGGGTCCGGTATTTTAGTATACATCATTCTTTGGATTATTATGCCGAAGGCTATTACTCGTGCAGATAAGATGGAAATGAGAGGTAAAGCACCCAACCTTCACAATTTTAAGAAGAATTTTGAAGAAGAAATGAGTGGTTTTCGCGAAAATTTTTCGGGGGCCGGCGATTCAATTAGTCAAGGGGTTCGTTCGGCCGGAGAAATTATCGTCAAGATTTTGACTGTTTTTGTCAAGGTAATCGGCTTGATCATTGCCTTTTCAATAGGACTGACATTATTAGGATTGCTCATTGCCGTCGTATTCTTTGCTTTCGGTATATCGGGATTCAGTGATGATGGCGTGATGTATCCGATGAATTTTATGGATCCTAACCATGCTTACATCGCCCTATTGGCAGCAGCAGTGCTAGTGGCCATCCCGATGATAGCTATCTTCCATAGTATCATCAGAGCATTATTTAACAAGGCTCCTATGAATAAATATGTCTCTATATCGCTATTCATTATTTGGTTGGTAGCGGCTGGAGCGACGTTTTCTTATGGTGTAAATACTGCAAGGGATTTTAAAAATGAAAGTAAAATCGTGGAAGAGAAGCCTTTGCAAAAACAGGCTGTATACCATTTGTCTGAAAGAGATGTGCGTGTGATCAAATTGGATGGTAACAACACCAAGCGTACAATCAAAATCGACAATAGGGATCTGAGCGATTATCTAAAGAATAATGTTCAGATTCGAATAGAGAAGATAGATTCCCTAAAAGCTCCGTATATCAAATATGAGTATTCGGCTAAAGGGCTAGACTACCGAGTAGCGACAAATAGGGCTTCTCAAATTGGATATCAAGTGACACAGGATAGTACAGATATCCGCTTCGACAGTCATTTCCAATTGCCGGAAAGGGAACTGTTCAGGGACCAGGAAGTTGCTGTGACGCTCTATTTGCCGGTTGGGTCCAAAGTAGTGATCGATGGTTCGCTTGAACGCAAGCTTCGCGACGTATCCTACCACGACTGTCGCGTACGCTATGATCATGGAGTTAGGGAGACCGCTTGGAATATGACCGAGCTTGGCTTGAAATGTGCAATCGAACCAAAGGAAGAAACACCAGAGACCACTGAAGAGACTTCTCCTACGGATACGGTGTCGCAGCATGGCAAGGAGGATGATACGATCGTCATCATTTCTAAAGATGGGACACGAATCACGACCAACAATTCTAAGGACACAATAGTGGATATTAGTGCAAATGGAGTCCGCATCAATACAAAAGAGAGCAAAAACAAGTAACGAGCCCACTATATTTAAATCTAAAGCAAGAGATATTTAAGAGGGTTATCCACCCGATAAAGGACGGATAGCCTTTTGAACAGCTCATTTGAAAAAATAGCGTATTGGCTGCGCTATGCAAAAAAGGACATGAAAAAAATACTACCTATATTATTATTAATTGCTGTATTCATCCTTACAGGAACGAGTCTTTGGGCCCAACAACAGGTTCTTATGGGGAAGGTGCTGGACGATCAAAAGCAACCACTAGAAGGGGTTACACTGTATTTGTACTCGGCAGATAAGCTAGTCTTATTGAAATCTGCTGTATCGACCAATGAAGGGCTATATCAATTCAAAGAAGTACCGCAAGGGAAATATGTAATCGAGGCGACCAGTGTTGGTTTTGAGAAGATTCGTGTCTCCCTAGCAGAGGGACAGCCCGTGCAGGGGCAGCTACAAGATATCATTCTTCAAAAGGCCTCCACAGCCCTTTCGGAAGTGCAAGTAGAGGGTAAAAGACCACTGATTGAAAATAAGCGGGGCAAGCTAGTGCTGAATGTCGAAGACTCTCCGCTGGCTGCCGGAAACAATGCCCTTGATATTATCAAAAGGGCTCCAGGGGTCACCGTGGATCAAAATGACAACATTTTGTTGATGGGACAAAGTGGCATAAACGTCACGATAGATGGTCGTCAAACCTATATGACTGGCGATCAGCTAGCAACTCTATTGAAGAGTACGGATGGCAATCAGGTGAAGTCTGTAGAGGTCATTACGGCGACTTCGGGGAAGGACGATGCCGAAGGAGGGACAGGTAGAATCAATATCGTCTTGAAACGAAATAAAATTGAAGGATTCAACGGTACCTTCAATGTGTCAGCTGCGCAAGGTCGGAGGTTTAGGGGCAACTCGTCACTATCCTTAAATTATAAAAAGGACAATACCAATCTCTTTACTTCATATTCTTATGATGATGGGCAGTATGTAAATGAATTGGATATAGAAAGGATTATCGCTAATGAAGATGTCCGAAAGAATTTTGTTCAACAAAGCGGAATGCTGGCGCGTGACAAAACGCATGCATATAAGTTTGGAATAGAACAAAGAACGTCCTCTCGAAACACAATGGTCTTGCAATTTAACGGTCGGAACAACACAGAATGGAATGATAATGAGAGTAGCACTCAAGTAGGGATAGTCAATATGCCCGTAGATTCCATTATACGATCCTGGAGTGATCACGATGAGCGATTCAACAATTATTCGGTCAACTTTAATAATGAATTCAAGATAGATTCCAATGGACGTAAACTTATACTTGACCTTGATTGGAGTAAATTTAGGAATAGTAAAGGGGCTGATTATGATAATCGGACGTACCGCTCCGACGGCGGGCAGGTTGGTTCGGAGATTCTAAGAAGCGGTATGCCCATTGAGATTGATATTTATGTAGCCAAAGTGGACTATACACACCCTCTTTCAAAAAATCATACCATTGAGGTAGGTGCTAAATACTCCAATGTGACCTCCGATAATAATTTTCTATTCGAGGAGCGTGTAAATGATGCTTGGGAGATTGACGAGGGACGTACCAATCATTTCATCTATGAGGAGCAAATTTCTGCAGGATACATCGACTATACTGGTGAACTCGGGAAATGGGGCTTAAAGGCAGGGTTGAGAGCGGAGTATACGGTGTCTGATGGGAACTCTATAACGCAGCAAAATCGAATCAAACGAGATTATTTAGATCTGTTTCCTTCCACAACGTTGACCTATAATGCGCATGAAAATCATATTCTGTCGGTGGGCTATGCTAGAAGAATAAATAGACCCAACTATCGTTATCTGAATCCATTCAACTATTTTATTGATAAATATACTGCCGAAAAAGGAAATCCTTATCTAAATCCACAATATGCGGATGAGTATAAGCTGAACTATACCTTCTTACAGAAGTACAACCTGTCCATTGGATTCAATGATAAGCGGGATGCGATTGTCGAAAGTATGGGGCAGTCGGGAGATACCACTTGGGTAATCCGTGAAAATTTAGGGAAAAATCAAGATGCCTATGTCAATTTGAATGTGCCTATTCAAGTAACGAAATTCTGGTCTATGTATAACAATCTGACAGGGGTATACATGAAGTTCAACGGACAGGTTGCTAACAGCAAATTAAATGAGTCTACAGTGTTGTTCCAAGGAAATACGATGAATACCTTTCGTATTTCTTCAGCATGGGCAGCAGAGGCGAGTGTAAACTATATGTCTCCATTTGCTTATAATATTTATAAGATGGAGTCTCGTTGGAATCTGGATCTGGGGGTCACCAAGACATTTAAGGACAAAAGAAGTATAATCAAGTTGGCTGTGAGCGACGTTTTTAACACGGGCAATCACAACCTGTCGACGGACTTCGGTGAGTTCAATGCAAAAATACGGCAAACAAATGATAGGAGAGTCGTGCGGCTAACGTACACATACAAGTTTGGAAATTTGAAAAATAATACCAATAAAAAAGATACCGGTAGCGACGAAAAGAGTCGAGCGCAATAAGAAATTGTTTCAATGTTTAGTTAGTTATGGCCGTAAGGACGCGAGGTTCTTACGGCTTTTTTGTGCTTTGTAAAATCATTTTGTTTATACCTGAAAAGCGTATGTTGTAGATGCATCTACAAAGGTGGTTGCTGTGTAAAAACAAGTGCTCTTGGTATTTTTTCAAGTCCGTATTCGTGAATATGAAGCATTTTGTGTAAGTTTATTATTCTAAAAATTATGATATGAAGAAGCTAGCCCTTTATCTTGTTGCACTTATTTTCCTTCCCGGATATGCTTTGGCACAACATCAGTTAGTTGAGCTCTGGAAAACCCAAGAGCCTATTGCTATTCCCGAATCTGTCTTAGTAAGTCCAAAGGGCTTTCTTTATGTTTCGCTTATTGATGGTGGGGGTACTGAGCGAGATGGTAAAGGTGGGGTCGCACTTTTAAATTTAGACGGTACCGTCAAAAAGATGGATTGGGCTACGGGGATGAATGCTCCTAAAGGTCTTGGTCTTTATAAAGATAAGCTCTATGTGGCTGATATTGACCATGTAGTGGTGGTAAATGCAAAGAATGGAAAGATACTAGACAAAATTGCGGTACCAGGAAGCACGTTTTTGAATGATATTGCTATAGACTCAAAAGGAGTCGTATATGTGTCGGATACTCGAGAAAACAAGGTACATAG encodes:
- a CDS encoding VanZ family protein → MRFIINYAWAILWAVIVIILISMPADDLGHVRTFEGFDKLAHTGFFFVFTVLSYFGSLLQSKRRATKFKTSVVIILSGITFAFLTEGIQRYLTTTRSADWWDIFADMVGIGMGVFAYLLFYHKRGI
- a CDS encoding PadR family transcriptional regulator, which produces MIAENTQVQMRKGILEYCILSIISRGEIYASDIISELKKAQLLVVEGTLYPLLTRLKNNGLLSYIWKESTSGPPRKYYEITAEGLEVLRRLDVTWKELVFAVEISIEGRTNND
- a CDS encoding PspC domain-containing protein, which gives rise to MNKTIIININGIVFHIEEDAYDALRTYMIDIKRHFGNSEDSKEILEDIENRIAEMFSERLQAGRKEVINAEDVEAVIAQMGRVSDFDAAEGEENFGGAAEGANFKEAPYTFGKKLMRDPDDTIIGGVCSGLGHYLSIEAKWVRVLFVLFVLVGGSGILVYIILWIIMPKAITRADKMEMRGKAPNLHNFKKNFEEEMSGFRENFSGAGDSISQGVRSAGEIIVKILTVFVKVIGLIIAFSIGLTLLGLLIAVVFFAFGISGFSDDGVMYPMNFMDPNHAYIALLAAAVLVAIPMIAIFHSIIRALFNKAPMNKYVSISLFIIWLVAAGATFSYGVNTARDFKNESKIVEEKPLQKQAVYHLSERDVRVIKLDGNNTKRTIKIDNRDLSDYLKNNVQIRIEKIDSLKAPYIKYEYSAKGLDYRVATNRASQIGYQVTQDSTDIRFDSHFQLPERELFRDQEVAVTLYLPVGSKVVIDGSLERKLRDVSYHDCRVRYDHGVRETAWNMTELGLKCAIEPKEETPETTEETSPTDTVSQHGKEDDTIVIISKDGTRITTNNSKDTIVDISANGVRINTKESKNK
- a CDS encoding TonB-dependent receptor domain-containing protein, which translates into the protein MKKILPILLLIAVFILTGTSLWAQQQVLMGKVLDDQKQPLEGVTLYLYSADKLVLLKSAVSTNEGLYQFKEVPQGKYVIEATSVGFEKIRVSLAEGQPVQGQLQDIILQKASTALSEVQVEGKRPLIENKRGKLVLNVEDSPLAAGNNALDIIKRAPGVTVDQNDNILLMGQSGINVTIDGRQTYMTGDQLATLLKSTDGNQVKSVEVITATSGKDDAEGGTGRINIVLKRNKIEGFNGTFNVSAAQGRRFRGNSSLSLNYKKDNTNLFTSYSYDDGQYVNELDIERIIANEDVRKNFVQQSGMLARDKTHAYKFGIEQRTSSRNTMVLQFNGRNNTEWNDNESSTQVGIVNMPVDSIIRSWSDHDERFNNYSVNFNNEFKIDSNGRKLILDLDWSKFRNSKGADYDNRTYRSDGGQVGSEILRSGMPIEIDIYVAKVDYTHPLSKNHTIEVGAKYSNVTSDNNFLFEERVNDAWEIDEGRTNHFIYEEQISAGYIDYTGELGKWGLKAGLRAEYTVSDGNSITQQNRIKRDYLDLFPSTTLTYNAHENHILSVGYARRINRPNYRYLNPFNYFIDKYTAEKGNPYLNPQYADEYKLNYTFLQKYNLSIGFNDKRDAIVESMGQSGDTTWVIRENLGKNQDAYVNLNVPIQVTKFWSMYNNLTGVYMKFNGQVANSKLNESTVLFQGNTMNTFRISSAWAAEASVNYMSPFAYNIYKMESRWNLDLGVTKTFKDKRSIIKLAVSDVFNTGNHNLSTDFGEFNAKIRQTNDRRVVRLTYTYKFGNLKNNTNKKDTGSDEKSRAQ
- a CDS encoding SMP-30/gluconolactonase/LRE family protein, with protein sequence MKKLALYLVALIFLPGYALAQHQLVELWKTQEPIAIPESVLVSPKGFLYVSLIDGGGTERDGKGGVALLNLDGTVKKMDWATGMNAPKGLGLYKDKLYVADIDHVVVVNAKNGKILDKIAVPGSTFLNDIAIDSKGVVYVSDTRENKVHRLVNHKPEVLLDNAKSANGLLTVGTDLLVLAGPELWKVNPLTKETVVIAKGFEHGGDGIEAVGNGDYIVTCWAGVIYYVKANGNFEKMLDVQGQFNTADLGYDAQKRIVYIPTFNGNSVISYRLD